TGTGGTTTCTTCAGCCATGACCGGACTTGTTTCAGGCTCCTCTATTGCCAATGTGGTCACCACCGGTACCTTTACTATCCCGCTGATGAAAAAGGTTGGATTTTCTGCAGAGAAGGCGGGAGCGGTTGAGGTGGCCTCCTCCACCAACGGCCAGCTTACTCCGCCGGTCATGGGAGCTGCGGCCTTCCTTATGGTGGAGTATGTCGGCATCTCTTATGTCGAAGTGATCAAGCACGCCTTTTTGCCTGCCATCATTTCCTATATCGCCCTGGTTTATATCGTTCACCTCGAAGCATGCAAGATGGGTCTTAAAGGACTGGAGAAGACAAGAACCAAGACCATGGCCCAGGGTGTGCTGAGCTTCGCAGTTACCATCCTTTCTTTGATTATTATCGGCGGGGTAACCTACTACGGACTTGGATGGATCAAGACTGTTGCCGGCGATGCCACTATGACTATAGTGGTCTTTCTGCTGCTGGCCGCCTACCTGCTGCTGATCTATGTGGCCACCCGGGTGCCTGAACTGGTAGTGACCACCGAGATAAAGGAACTGCCTCCTCTGGGAGCTACCGCCCAGGCAGGACTCTATTTTCTTCTGCCCATCGTCGTGCTGATGTGGTGTCTTACCGTGGAGCGTCTCTCCCCCTCACTTTCTGCTTTCTGGGCCACAGTGCTTTTGCTCTTTATCGTTGTCACCCAGCGCCCCCTCAAAGGCTGGCTGCGCAGAGCAACAGGGACTGAATTTTCCGCCAGGCGCGGCTTTGAAGATTTGATCGAGGGTATGGTTTCAGGGGCGAGAAACATGATAGGAATCGGCGTTGCCACCGCAGCTGCCGGTATTATTGTCGGTACCGTGACCTTAACCGGCATAGGATTGGTGATGACGGAATTTGTCGAATTCATTTCAGGCGGCAATCTTCTTCTTATCCTGTTGTTTACAGCAGTGATCAGCCTGCTGCTCGGCATGGGGTTGCCCACCACCGCCAATTATATCGTAGTCTCCACTCTGATGGCACCGGTGATTGTCAATCTTGGAGCGGCAAACGGCCTGATTGTGCCGCTGATTGCCGTACACCTTTTTGTTTTCTACTTCGGCATTCTTGCCGACGATACCCCGCCGGTGGGACTGGCGGCTTTTGCCGCGGCGGGAATATCGGGTGGCGACCCTATACGTACCGGTATTCAGGGATTCGGCTACGATATCCGCACTGCTATCCTGCCTTTTATTTTCATCTTCAACACTGAGATTTTGATGATCGGCATCGGTTCCCCATTGCATCTGATAATCGTAATCGCCGCCTCCGTCATGGCCATGCTTGTTTTCGCTGCGGCAACCCAGAGATATATGCTTACCAAGAATCGCCTCTGGGAGACAGCAGCCCTGCTTTTTGTCGCCTTTCTACTACTGCGTCCAGGATTCTTCTGGGACAGGGCATATCCGGAATTTATTGACGAATCAGCCATGAATATGGCCGAAATCGTTGGGGAAATGGCACCCGGATCACAGTTGAGGATCATGGTCACCGGTGAGGATTTTCATGGCAATAATTATATTAAAACGCTTATGTTGCCTGTAGGCGACGAGCCGACCGGAGAACAGCGTCTTGATGCCATAGGTTTTCAGACCAGAATGGAGGGAGATAAAACCATAGTGGACACTGTTGCTTTTGCCAGCCAGGCAGAGAAGACGGGTCTTGATTTCGAGCAGGAAATCATCAGTGTCCAGGTCCAGTCCGACAGGCCGCCGAAACAGCTGGTTTTCATACCGGCGGTTATGTTATTTGCCGTCGTCTGGTGGCTGCAGCGCCGTAGGAGCAGAAAAGAACGGGCCCTTGAACAGGTCTACGAAAAAAACAGAACAGCAGGTCAAAATACATGATTCCCTGTCCTCCTGCTCCCCGAACAGGGTCGTTCTAATCCAGCTCAACTGGATTAGAATGCATATGAGAATAATATGGAGAATACCATGATTAGCAAGATACTCGTTCCTATCGCCTTTTCCAAATATTCCAAAGGAATCCTGAATTTTGCCTCTTCTCTGGCAAAACCTCTCGGGGCCAGGCTGCTGATCACCAATGTAGTCAACGAACGGGATATTGAAGCCGTCGAGCGCATCTCCAGCTTCGGCTACAAGGTTGACGGAGATCACTATATCGCCACAATCCAGAAGGAAAGGATCGGAATTCTCGAGACGATGCTGGAAGAGCTCCAAATCGCTGATGATGACTATGACTTTATCTTTCTTGCGGGAGACCCCAGTACAGAGCTGCTCAGGCTTGTCCTCAAAGAACATGTCGACCTAGTAGTAATGGGGACCAAGGCCAAAGACCTGCGCAGTATCTTCACAGGTTCCGTGGCCGAAAGGATGTTCCGTAAATCTCCTGTCTCCATCGTCTCCTACCGTGATAAAGAAATCGCCAACGCACTGGAGAAGAAGCTCAGGAAGGAATTACATCTTAAATCTGCAGATTGATGACTTTTAAACGAACTCCTCTATTAATGAGGGCGTTAAACGCTGGCTATTTTGTTGTAGATCTAAAGCATCCTCAGGACGCAAGAGTGGA
This Desulfopila inferna DNA region includes the following protein-coding sequences:
- a CDS encoding TRAP transporter permease; this translates as MSKPTEKQLSEEQLHEIIAKADTGARHPTGAVPKKVLFFVPLLWTLFQLWYASPLPFMLDFFVLNNTEARSVHLAFAMFLSYTAFPTLKSSPKDYIPIQDWIVGFIAAFCAGYIFLFYDQLSTRPGLPTTIDLVVAVVGLILLLEATRRALGPPLMIVASIFILYTFAGSHMPAVIAHKGASLVKGMSHYWLTTEGVYGVALGVSTSMVFMFVLFGSLLEAAGAGNYFIRTAFAGLGHLRGGPAKAAVVSSAMTGLVSGSSIANVVTTGTFTIPLMKKVGFSAEKAGAVEVASSTNGQLTPPVMGAAAFLMVEYVGISYVEVIKHAFLPAIISYIALVYIVHLEACKMGLKGLEKTRTKTMAQGVLSFAVTILSLIIIGGVTYYGLGWIKTVAGDATMTIVVFLLLAAYLLLIYVATRVPELVVTTEIKELPPLGATAQAGLYFLLPIVVLMWCLTVERLSPSLSAFWATVLLLFIVVTQRPLKGWLRRATGTEFSARRGFEDLIEGMVSGARNMIGIGVATAAAGIIVGTVTLTGIGLVMTEFVEFISGGNLLLILLFTAVISLLLGMGLPTTANYIVVSTLMAPVIVNLGAANGLIVPLIAVHLFVFYFGILADDTPPVGLAAFAAAGISGGDPIRTGIQGFGYDIRTAILPFIFIFNTEILMIGIGSPLHLIIVIAASVMAMLVFAAATQRYMLTKNRLWETAALLFVAFLLLRPGFFWDRAYPEFIDESAMNMAEIVGEMAPGSQLRIMVTGEDFHGNNYIKTLMLPVGDEPTGEQRLDAIGFQTRMEGDKTIVDTVAFASQAEKTGLDFEQEIISVQVQSDRPPKQLVFIPAVMLFAVVWWLQRRRSRKERALEQVYEKNRTAGQNT
- a CDS encoding universal stress protein, whose translation is MISKILVPIAFSKYSKGILNFASSLAKPLGARLLITNVVNERDIEAVERISSFGYKVDGDHYIATIQKERIGILETMLEELQIADDDYDFIFLAGDPSTELLRLVLKEHVDLVVMGTKAKDLRSIFTGSVAERMFRKSPVSIVSYRDKEIANALEKKLRKELHLKSAD